The Streptomyces sp. NBC_01244 genome contains a region encoding:
- a CDS encoding NAD-dependent epimerase/dehydratase family protein, with product MTSRRRPDAAGIRIAVTGASGFCGGHVARAAAAAGARVVCVGRRPGPLGEHRFWDASLGEPDLSGTDLVVHCAAAVGDPAPGSPAEAVMHAVNVTGTARLLHAAGARPVVWVSSASVYDPRRDRTLVREDHPRTGHLNAYGRTKAAGEALALAAGAVVLRPRAVYGPGDTQLLPRLLSRVRAGTLFLPGPDVPLSLTAVENLAGACLAAPAWPPGAYNIADARPYRRDAAVRDVLHAHGVHARIRHLPPALARAAARISESLSSGEPPLSRYGVDQLAHPVVLDLTRAHTQGWTPPRTLSDHLAALRGEPREEEGADEPR from the coding sequence GTGACATCCCGTAGGCGGCCTGACGCGGCCGGCATCCGGATCGCCGTCACGGGCGCGAGCGGCTTCTGCGGGGGGCACGTCGCCCGCGCCGCGGCGGCGGCCGGGGCTCGGGTGGTGTGCGTGGGCCGCAGGCCTGGCCCGCTCGGGGAACACCGGTTCTGGGACGCGTCCCTCGGGGAGCCGGACCTCTCGGGCACGGACCTCGTCGTGCACTGCGCGGCGGCCGTCGGCGATCCGGCGCCCGGCTCCCCCGCGGAGGCCGTCATGCACGCGGTCAACGTCACCGGCACCGCACGGCTGCTGCACGCGGCGGGCGCCCGCCCGGTGGTCTGGGTCAGCAGCGCCAGCGTCTACGACCCCCGCCGCGACCGCACGCTCGTCCGCGAGGACCACCCGCGCACGGGTCACCTGAACGCCTACGGCCGCACGAAGGCCGCCGGCGAGGCCCTGGCCCTGGCCGCGGGCGCGGTGGTGCTGCGCCCGCGCGCGGTGTACGGCCCCGGCGACACCCAGCTCCTGCCCCGGCTGCTCTCCCGGGTCCGCGCCGGAACCCTCTTCCTGCCGGGCCCGGACGTCCCGCTCAGCCTGACGGCGGTGGAAAACCTGGCCGGGGCCTGCCTGGCGGCTCCCGCCTGGCCCCCCGGCGCGTACAACATCGCCGACGCCCGCCCCTACCGGCGTGACGCGGCCGTCCGCGATGTCCTGCACGCCCACGGCGTCCACGCCCGCATACGCCACCTCCCACCGGCCCTGGCCCGGGCCGCGGCAAGAATCTCGGAATCCCTGTCCTCAGGCGAACCGCCCCTCAGCCGCTACGGGGTGGACCAGCTGGCCCACCCCGTGGTCCTGGACCTGACCCGAGCCCACACCCAGGGCTGGACCCCGCCCCGCACCCTGTCGGACCACCTCGCCGCGCTGCGGGGTGAACCGCGGGAAGAGGAGGGAGCCGACGAGCCCAGGTGA